In Gadus chalcogrammus isolate NIFS_2021 chromosome 1, NIFS_Gcha_1.0, whole genome shotgun sequence, the sequence CACAGTTTAGTTTACAGTTTAGAACCAGCCCCAGCCGGTTCTggtgttaatgtttgtttgtgtgtgtgtgtgtgtgtgtgtgtgtgtgtgtgtgtgtgtgtgtgtgtgtgtgtgtgtgtgtgtgtgtgtgtgtgtgtgtgtgtgtgtgtgtgtgtgtgtgtgtgtgtgtgtgtgtagttccaGCCCCAGCTGGTTCTGGTAGCCGCTGGGTTCGATTGCGTCCGAGGAGACCCGAAGGTAAACAACCTGTTGACCTCATCATAACATCATACTTACCCTTCATATCCACTGTTAAccctcggtctgtctgtctgtctgtctgtatgtctgtgtgttggtgtgcgtgtgtgtgtgtgtgtccagggggagatggaggccaCCCCCCAGTGTTTCTCCGTCCTGACCCGGATGCTGATGGGTCTGGCAGAGGGGAGGGTCCTCCTGGCTCTGGAGGTACGAGGAGATATATGAACCGAggaatggctgtgtgtgtgtgtgtgtgtgtgtgtgtgtgtgtgtgtgtgtgtgtgtgtgtgtgtgtgtgtgtgtgtgtgtgtgtgtgtgtgtgtgtgtgtgtgtgtgtgtgtgtgtgtccgtgcgtatATGCTTACATATGTAGGTTATACTGTATGTAGGTTATTTTGGTATGTATGGTAGGTTAGTGGAGTAGGTGtgttattcatgttattttttgttttgcatgTTTACGAGGATAATTataaacaaagaacacacaaaaaaaaattctctataCTTACTATATTGACACGTGTCACTTCCCATcctgtgtacatgtgcgtgtgtgtgtgtgtgtgtgtgtgtgcgtgcgtgcgtagggAGGTTATAACCTCCGGTCTACAGCAGAGGGCGCTGCAGCGTGTGTCAGCTCTCTCCTGGGGGACCCCTGccccccactctcctcctcttctccttctctcaggTATTCATTAGAATAAGCATTATAACATTAGCATTAGCCTCATATCATAACTAATACTTCATTATGAACCtcaacctctgtctctctctctctctgtttctctctctctctctctctctctttctctctctcaaattcaaattcaaaaaagctttattggcaggACTATTGGTAAACCAAACAGTGGGGCCAGAGAACGTCAGAACAATATGCACATATATCAACCTGTAACAACATAACATACAGATGTacatatagaaaaaaaaatgaaatgaaaagctACATAAAATGCATTATAGGTTACTAAAAATCAGTAATCAATCAAACAGTGAGGCCTGGTACAGAATGTCATCCTCTCATTTTGTGGCAAGCTGTAATAAACTGTCCTGCGAGGACGaagctctcttttctctctcccattaATATTTGTAGTTGGTCTACATGGGAGTTTATAAAATCGGGGTGTTTTGGGCCGAATTTGCATTTTCGTGGACATTTTTGAATTTGGGGCAGTGTAGGAGGAAGTGCTGCTCGGTCTCTACAGCAGCGTCTTCACACTGCTGGCACAGCCGCTCCTCTTTGGGCAGCCATGTTTTCTTATGGCGGCCTGTTTCTTTGGCCAGGCTGTGAGCGCTTAGTCTGCACTTTGTTAACACACCGTGTCAAGCATCAGTGACTGTGGTCAGGTAGGGGGCCACAGTGTACTGTCTATTTAGGGCCAGATAACACTGCCTTttgctccgtgtgtgtgttttactgttCCAATGGGTGAGGTAGGTTTGTTTCTGATGTGTAAAAGAATTTGGTTGAGTCAggaggagaacatttggaatGTTCTCCGACTGGTCCTGGGGCCGAGCAGCGGGGGAACCTGTCTGTGGACAGGGGACTCCGGTTCATCTCTTGGCTTTGCAGGGCTTTGTGCTGGAAGGAGTGGGGGTCACTTTGTTGTGCCAAATTATAATGCCTCCTGAATCTCTGCGATGCtctctggggaggaggggggggggggggttgtgtgggtGAGTCGTCTCTTGCTGGGGGTGGCTCCTCCCTGTCGTCGTCCTAAGGCTGCATCCTTGAGGGCTCTAGCAAAGACACCCACCATGTCTCAGCGGAGGCCAGGTGTACGTTGGGCAGGGGGGAACATCCTTGGTAGATATCGGGGTTCACCCTGTGGATGGTGGCGGGGTGAAAGTCTCTCCGGGGCAGGATGGGGGAGACGTTGCATCAGCCACGGTTTTAGGTAGCATGGTAGCCTTGAGCTTAAATGACCTTAAAAAACCTTAAATTAACTTTTGGGCTTCAGCCCTATTTTCAAAAAGGGTAAGTGTTTCTGTAGCTCACAATATAATTTATCGATATAGTTTGTCCTCTTTGTTTTGGCGTCGCTGTTCATGTCTCATCGATGTTTTGAGGTTTTTTAGCTTCCTACCTCTCTTCTGCTAGCAGCCTGCTCAATGGGCTCTCCTCTTGGTTTTCCCTGTTTTCCCATTCGGCTGTCTTTCTTCCATTAGCTGCTGCGCTCAAGGGCTTCATTCAGTTGGTCATTTTTTAAGTTGATCTCAATTTAAAAAGTTAAAACATCTGTAATTTGTAATTTTGAGTGGAGCTCGAGTGAATCATGActgtctccactctctctctctctctctctctctctctctctctctctctctctctctctctctgctattcctctatgtctctctcccagtgcTCTGACATCGATCTCTGAGACCATCTCAGCTCACTATCCCTACTGGAGCCGCCTGCAAGTCCTGGGtacacgcacttacacacacaccaacacacgtgcacacacactcgcaaacgcagacacacttgcacgcgcacacacctttACACGGCATGGGAATCCTCATGTCACCAGACGGTGTGATTTGTTTCAGAGGGCGGCCCATTGGCTGATGATGTGGTCATTAGACACAAAGCCaatgaggagcaggtaggagagacaagcccctcccccctgggCGTCATGACGACGGGCCTGGCCTACGACGAGAGAATGATGGAGCACCTCAACCTCTGGGACAGGTGAGatatttctctcgctctctctcttctaactatatctctctttctctctctctctctcgctcgcgctcgctcgctctctccattcctcctctcttctaactatatctctctttctctctctctctctctctcgctcctcatcttctctcctcgtgtcttctcctctcccgctctctcgaATAtatctcctctttcctctcgcttctctctcctctctctctctctctaattctaAACtatatgtccctctctctctcatctcagctctctctcccttctccctctccctctctctcctctctcgcacCGCATCTCCACTCtcgcctcttctcctcccctcatcctctcttctctaccgtctctctctctcctctctcccctcccgctctcagctctccctctgctctctctctctcctccctcactctctcctctctctcccctctctctcatcttcttctcctcaatctctctctcctctctctctctctctctctctctctctccagccaccACCCCGAGCAGCCCCAGCGGATCTCTAAAATCTTCAACAAACACCTTGACCTGGGATTGGTCGACCGTTGCCAACGGATACCAGCTCGCCTCGCTACCGAGGGGGAACTGGCCATGTGCCACAGGTAGAGAGTGATACACATATatgtattaaatataaatatgaatatatatatatatccacatatatccatgtgtgtgtgtcgcagtgAGGAGCACATCGAGGTCATGAAGGCGACGGCCGCCCTGAAGTCCAGGGACCTCCACCGTCTGGCCTCAGAGTACAACTCTGTGTTCCTGAGCCAGCAGAGCTACAgcgccgccctgctggccgCTGGGGCCGCCTTCAACGCTGCCCAGGGAATCCTCACCGGACAGGTGCTCACACcgctgcactgcactgcactgcactgcactgcacgaCATTATAACTCTATAACTACACTACCACTACACAACACtgctgcactgcactgcactgcactgcactgcacgaCACTaccactacacaacacaacactaccactacacaacacaacactaccactacacaacacaacactaccactacacaacacaacactaccactacacaacacaacactaccactacacaacactaccactacacaacacaacactaccactacacaacactacacgaCACGACACTACCACTACACAACCCTACACTGcactccagtctctctctctctctctaacgtctctctctctctctctctctctctctctctctctaatgtctctctctctctctctctctctctaatgtctctctctctctctctctaatgtctctctctctctctctctctttaacctctctctctctgtctctctctctctctctctctctctctctctctctctctctctctctctctctctctttctctctctctctctccagctgtgtAACGCAGTGGCGATCGTCCGCCCCCCAGGGCACCATGCTGAGCGGGGGTCCGCCTGTGGTTTCTGTCTGTTCAACACGGCCGCCCTGACCGCCCGCTACGCCCAGTCCCTCCCGGGCCACGCCGCTCTGCGCGTCCTCATCCTGGACTGGGAcattcaccatggcaacggcaCTCAGCACATGTTCCAGGAGGACGACAGGTGAGAAGGGCGGCATGCTAACGCTCCCTAGCATCAGCTCACAGCCAAGATAGAGCAGATGAATGACTAGCGTAGCTGGTAGCTAAGCTGGTAGCCATGGCTGGTAGCTTAGCTGGTAGCCTAACAAATTTAAATGACATGTTGGCGGGAGCTGACAGCTAGGCTAGCTAACTAATATGCTTACAGATATAAATTATGTTTTGGTGGGAACTGGCACCTAATCTACCAGCTATGCTAACATATTTAAATGACGTGTTGGTTGGAGCTAACTGCTATGCTAACAGTTATAAATGATGTTTAGGCGGGAGCGGGCACCTATGCTCACAGCTGTGctaacatccctccctcccatcagcgtcctctacatctctctccatcgctaTGACAACGGAACCTTCTTCCCCACCTCCGAGGACGCTGACTGCGACAGGGTGGGCGTCGGCCAGGGGGCGGGCTTTAACGTCAACATCCCGTGGAACGGCCGACCAATGGGAGACTCCGACTACCTGGCGGCCTTCCATCACATAGTCCTGCCCATCGCTACtgaggtacagacagacagacagacaggtagacagacaggtagagagacacactgaGGTTAGTCTAGTCTAACCCAGGTCCCTCTGGTCTAGTTTAACCCAGGTCTCTCTGGTCTAGTTTAACCCAGGTCTCTCTGGTCTAGTTTAACCCAGGTCTCAGGTCTAGTCTAACCCAGGTCTCTGGTCTAGTTTAACCCAGGTCTCTCTGGTCTAGTTTAACCCAGGTCTCTCTGGTCTAGTTTAACCCAGGTCTCTCCCATCTAATTTAACCCGGGTCTCTCTGGTCTAGTTTAACCCAGGTCTCTCTGGTCTAGTTTAACCCAGCTCTCTCTGGTCTAGCTTAACCCGGGTCTCTCTGGTCTAGTTTAACCCAGGTCCCTCTGGTCTAGCTTAACCCGGGTCTCTCTGGTCTAGTTTAACCCAGGTCCCTCTGGTCTAGTTTAACCCAGGTCCCTCTGGTCTAGTTTAACCCGGGTCTCTCTGGTCTAGTTTAACCCGGGTCTCTCTGGTCTAGTTTAACCCAGGTCTCTCTGGTCTAGTTTAACCCGGGTCTCTCTGGTCTAGTTTAACCCAGGTCCCTATGGTCTAGTTTAACCCAGGTCTCTCTGGTCTAGGTTAACCCGGGTCTCTCTGGTCTAGTTTAACCCAGGTCTCTGGTCTAGTTTAACCCAGGTCTCTCTGGTCTAGTTCAACCCAGGTCTCTAGGGTCTAGTAACTAGTCTAACCCAGGTCTCTCTGGTCTAGTTTAACCCAGGTCTGGTCGTGGTCTCCGCTGGTTTCGACGCGGCCCGGGGAGACCCTCTTGGAGGGTACCATGTGACCCCTGAGGGATAcgcccacctcacccacctgctCTCCCCATTGGCTGGAGGGAAACTACTCATCATCCTCGAGGTGGGAGAACTCATCCTAGAGCTACTAACCTGACTTAGTAACTCATCCTAGAGCTACATGACTAACCTGTCCTAGTTACTCATCCTAGAGCTACATGACTAACCTGACCTAGTAAATCAACCtccaattcctctctctctctctctctctctctctctctctctctctctctctctctctctctctctctctctctctctctatagggGGGTTATAACTTGACCTCCATCTCAGACTCCATGGCGATGTGTACCAGTGTGTTGCTCGGcgaccctcctcccccactagCCACACCCCTCCCCGCTCCCCGCACCagcgccatggcaaccatcAACAAGGTTCTGCGATGCCACGCCCCCTACTGGAATGCTCTCAGAATAACAAGTacgtagtctgtgtgtgtgtgtgtatgtgtgtgtgtgtactacggTACCATAGTAATCATCGGTCACCTTTAACACGTTGTACTCCTCCCAAGTTCCCCAGACTCTCCGGGAGTCCTTCCTCTCCCCAAAGCATCATGGGAAgcgtagttctaaagggaaagGCAGGAAGTCTGACACACCGAGCAGAACGGCTGAGCCCCCAGCAGGCCTGGAGCAGAACTACAAGGTACCCCACAACATTAAACACATgtcctgctgtgtgtttgtcctccTTGTTGTTATTTCCTCTCCTTGTTTCCTCTCCTTGTTTCCTAACTCTGATCTTCATCCTCAGGACTCAGGCTTAGACCAGCTCACTCAGGGATTGGCTTCTCTGGATATCCACCAAGcttcctcagccaatcagatgcctgtATCTCcagaggtgggcggggctagaCGGAAGGTTGTCCCGCAGAAGAGTCTGAGTCAGGAGGAAGTGAAGCCCTCGCCTCAGGTAGTGACAGCTGAGGACAGCCAGTTAGCTGCCAGCAAGGTGgaggacagccaatcagaagccgcAGTTGGCGTGGCAGGGGCTGagcctgaggaggagggggcttgTGGTTGGTCCAAACCTCCTGCCAACCTGGAGCTCATCAGCtgtggagacgggggaggggtgagTACCACCACTAGACTACCGGAACAAACCAGAATGTACCAGACCTTGCCAGACTATACCAGACCTTGCCAGACTTTACCAGACCAAACCAGACCTTGCCAGACCATACCAGACCTTGCTAGACTATAACAGTCCAAACCCGACCAAACCAGACCAAACCCGACCAAACCAGACCAAACCAGACCAAACCAGACCATACCAGACCAAACTAGACCATACCAGACCATACCAGACCAAACCAGACCAAACTAGACCATATAGTTTCAATCTTGTTTGACCAAACCAGACCTAACAAGATTTATACTTGACAGCCTAGACCTTACAAGACTAGACTCGACTCGATCTAACTGTACCTGactgtacctgtctgtctgaccgcctgtctgtctgcctgaccgtctgcctgtctgtctgtccagggCTCTCTCTACGTGGTGGACCCCCTTCCTTGGTGTCCTCACCTGGACTGtgttaagcccctccccccgtcaGGAATCGACGTGGGGCGGGCCTGTCTGGACTGTGGCTCTGAGGCCGAGAACTGGACCTGTCTCACCTGCTACCAGGTAACACCTGTCTCACCTGCTCACATCCTGTCTCACCTGCTAGCAGGTGAATGCCTGTCTCACCTGTTAACTAGCTGTCTCCCCTGATAACTACCTGTCTCACCTGGTAACTACATGCCTTCCCTGGTTACTACCCGTCTCCCCTAGTTACTACCTGTCTCCCCTAGTTACTACCTGTCTCCCCTGGTTACTACCTGTCTCCCCTGGTTACTACCTGTCTCCCCTGGTTActactaggggtgcaacggatcaaaaaactcacggttcggatcgttccgcggatcagagtcacggatcggatcatttttcggatcagcaaaaaaaataaataaatagcgtttgtgattgctttagcccggtctgattgtggaagaaggggctgcttaaatgccgcggtgatgagcggttgttgagccgctttcggtttcactcctgtcagtgaaacaccggggtgatgtcgctgtaaatgcgtggccatgctcgatgtgtttttctttatgttagcaatcgctatgtcagctatgtgttacgtctgtgtggtaacctaggcgaccggtttgtgtggcagcgcgagtatatggaaacagacgtagcactggaggcagcagttatcgttacagtagtcaccgaagtctagcctacttttattttccatgcccactgttcttcatgttgtacgctgaggacaataaatcacaacgagccataggactgtttgcttattgaaaagggaactgttgcagacttttacccagagcgtgttaagtagctctgtccctggaactagcaggaatggttacggctgtgtgtggactgaacatgcgcaaatttttttttttttcataaatcaatccgcggatcatgcgtgtgccgaaccgaaatagatgatccgaacggatcacggatcaatgatgatccgttgcacccctagttaCTACCTGTCTCCCCTAGTTACTACCTGTCTCCCCTAGTTACTACCTGTCTCCCCTAGTTACTACCTGTCTCCCCTGGTTACTACCTGTCTCCCCTAGTTACTACCTGTCTCCCCTAGTAACTACCTGTCTCCCCTAGTTACTACCTGTCTCCCCTAGTTAATACCTGTCTCACTATCCCTAACTAGATGGTTACTGGTTACTACCTGTCTCCCCTAGTTACTACCTGTCTCCCCTAGTTACTACCTGTCTCCCCTGGTTACTACCTGTCTCCCCTAGTTATTACCTGTCTCCCCTAGTTACTACCTGTCTCCCCTGGTTATTACCTTCCTCCCCTGGTTGCTGGTCTCACCTGATAACCATGGTAACCAGGACGCTGTGTGCCCACAGGTGTTCTGCGGTCGCTACGTCAACGAGCACATGGTGTTCCACGGCGCGGTGACGGAGCACCCCGTCGTCCTCAGCTTCTCTGACCTGTCGGTGTGGTGCTACCGCTGTGAGGCCTACCTGCACAACGAGGTAACACCGGGATCATCTAACCCCCCATGAGGCCGCATTACTGAGAGATAGTGAGTCATCACATAGTTAGGGATAGTGAGTGACCATCAAGTTAGGGATAGTGAGTCATCATGCGTTAGGGATAGTGAGTCATCACATAGTTAGGGATAGTGAGTCATCATGCGTTAGGGATAGTGAGTCATCATTAGTTAGGGATAGTGAGTCATCATGAGTTAGGGATTGTGAGTTATCATCTAGTTAGGGATAGTGAGTCATCGTATAGTTAGGGATAGTGAGTCATCATGAAGTTAGGGATAGTGAGTCATCATTAGTTAGGGATAGTGAGTCATCATGAGTTAGGGATTGTGAGTTATCATCTAGTTAGGGATAGTGAGTCATCATGCGTTAGGGATAGTGAGTCATCGTATAGTTAGGGATAGTGAGTGATCATCAAGTTAGGGATAGTGAGTCCTCATTAGTTAGGGATAGTGAGTCATCATTAGTTAGGGATAGTTAGTCATAATTAGTTGGGGATAGTGAGTCATCATTAGTTAGGGATATTGAGTCATCAACAGCTAGGGATGAGTGATTGATGGTGATAGTGAGTGATGGTGAAACAGATTTATGGTGAGTGATGGTGATaggtagcctggtcctaccagaccatcgtacttcattttcatttgtacagaaggtctggaactgctcaattgacaagcgttcactcacttggaggcgggtgtctgtagaagttttaaaatgattggatctgcccagtgccactctggatctgccataaccaatcgcatcgcatttggtcgtgacgtatgtcatgcgacgggacctgccgcaaaacacgttttgcgcaCATGCAGGctgtacacaaacaaaacaagatgAAGCGTGAAGATGTATCTGAACGatagctgcaggttttgtttatCTGATGTAAGAGTTCAAGGATCAGTTGTACATTCTAAATTAATATTCTACAGTAACGACAGCGATAATGTTTGTGGTCAACTGTTGACGCTGGGTCTTGtcattgactgactgactgactaactGACTGACTACTCatctctgactacaactgaaactggcgcgcgaccaagacgtcatcgttctcagccactccctctgttcgctgattggaccgccaggAATCGGGTTGACATGGAACGCATTTAcattaagcagacccagacctagtactgaagtgaaatgaaaattgagcggaggtaggtaggtgggcggcgCCAGGCTAGGTGATAGGAATGATGGTGATAAGAAGTGATGgtgatagtgagtgagtgagtgatgtgaTGGTGAAAGTGAGTGATGGTGATAGTGAGTGATCTTCTTCCTCTCTACAGGTTCTGTTTGAAGCTAAAAACTCCGCTCACCGATGCAAATTTGGAGAGGAAATCCTCCCATGGagctgaggggagaggagacaaggggacaaggagaggagaagagttcCTAACTTTTATATTGTTCATATTCACTATCCTTGCATTTATCCTGATCAGATATCAGTGTTCACCTCAAGTTCCTTTGGTACGCAACCTATTTAATAATCTTAATTATCTCCTTTGTTCTTATTTTCTACACTGAGTggctttatgttttatttttgtgtgaatGAGGTTattgtttacattattttaaaacGGTGATAATGGAAACACGCAGACCTTCTGTTGACTTGGGTCCAGAAGGCTGTGAGAACACGGTTGAATCACTTTTAGTCACTTAGTCGGAGGCGTTCAGCGTACTGGCTCCATCTTCTCTACACCGTACAGttcaggtcaggggtcaggggtcaggggtcaggtgaCGTCAGGCAGCCGCTCCCTCGTAGCTCACACTCCCACCTTGAGTTCCGCTGCAGATTGTCATGTGTTTTTTCCCTGCATGCGATTGTTCGGACTATTATGGTAATTTGATGTGTGAGTCCCCTGATGTGATTGGTTCCTGCAGCGGACCCAGGGTTGCGCGTCCTCTGGCCCGGTTtcctccactgtgtgtgtgtgtttggttgatttATCCAACGTCAGTGTTAATAAATGACTTTACTTTACCAAAGAGATCTGGTTTCATGTTGCCTCGCCTTCCCTAGCGAGGGACGTAACGTTAAGTAACGTTAAGGTAAGGTAAAGCTCTAAGGTCAACCTTCTCTCTTCTGTCGTctggaaacacgcacacagtttGGCTGCTCGCTCGCATTCCCACTAACATGTCACATATGTAATGTGTGACGTGACGTGTCACATGTCATTTGTAACATGTTACACGCTCCTGTTCAGGTATACTTGTAGAGCAAGTAATTAAATAAAGGAATATTAAAAAGTAACATTTAATATTTAACATGTAAAATGATGGCATCGACGCCTCCACCTGTTGTTCTTCTTAGGCTTTATTCTTTCGTTCTTATTATCTACAAATGTAGGGACCCTACTACTTCCACAATAGTCCCCCTAGAGACAAAATTCCACATTTAAAATGCAGAGTAACGCTATGTCCTACCAGCTGACCATGGCAGAGTAATGCTATGTCCTACACACAGAGACTCTGGGTACAATTAGTTTTAAGGATTTTACGAAAAACTAATCCCAAAAAGTCGTCTGTGCCTTTTAAACGTCGAAACAACTGTATGCCTGTAAGTGTTTAGTTTTAGACCTACAAATTTGGTTAAGTCGTTTTTGTGTCATAAGGACAGAGGGACCCTAAACACGAAGTTGAGCTAGAAGGACCTTCAACCAGGACCGTAATATCACGACCGTCTCTCTTCACACCACCAGTCAACCTGAACGAAGCGTTAAAACACCGCTTCTCCATCATCAGACCAGGCGGGGCGCTGGAGGAGCGGCTCCTCCGTCCCTCAGAGCCGCGGATCAGTTCATCTTTTACCGACGAGGAACTCAACCTGACAGAGGGTCCTCACTGATCGATACGAGGCGACGAAATCACcgcttctctctctatctcgcccccccctcccctctcccccccccccctctctctctctctctctctctctctctctctctctctctctctctctctctctctctctctctctctctccatccattgGTATTTTCGAGACGCGGAGCTCGTGCTGTTCTGCGGTTCCAAGGTAATAGATTTTTATTCCGTCATCACGTCGTCCGTCATATTCAGGAACGTCAGGATGTTTACATCCTAGTCCTGCGCGTTGtactagttgtgtgtgtgtatttgcgtgtggttgtatgtgtggttgtgtgtttgtgcctctgCGCTTCTGCCTGTGCTgctgtgtgtcagtatgtgtgtgcgcgcgtgtgcgtgagtgcgtgtataatagcgtgtgcgtgtgtttataatgtgcgtgtgtgtgtgtgtgtgtgtgtgtgtgtgtgtgtgtgtgtgtgtgtgtgtgtgtgtgtgtgtgtgtgtgtgtgtgtgtgtgtgtgtgtataacgtgcgtgcgtgtgtttgtgtgtcccccAGATGGCGCTGTCTCCCCCTGAGCTCTACCACACTGAGTTCGTGCGCAGTGCGCGCGCTGTGGGCGTGCTGTGGGGCGTGTGCACCGTGTGTCTGGCCGTACTCCAAGTGGTGGTTCTGGTGCAGCCCGCCTGGGTGGTCACCACGGAGAccagctcctccgcctccgGGACCCTGGGCCTGTTCCAGGTGCGCCAACACAccggcagccaatcacaacgcaGACCTGTTCACTTTGCAACGtcacacatttatacatacatattctgtgcatgcatgtatatatatttttattaatatatatatatatatatatatatttattaatgtctagatataaatatatttttgttaataGCTATCGCTAGATAGCTGTTGTTGCTAGCATGTGttaatatggtgtgtgtgtgtgtgtgtgtgtgtgtgtgtgtgtgtgtgtgtgtgtgtgtgtgtgtgtgtgtgtgtgtgtgtgtgtctatgtgtgtgtgtgtgtgtgcctgtgtgtgtgtgtgtctgtctgtgcgtgtctgtgcgtgtacgatgtgtgtgtgtgcgtctctgtgtatctgtggatgtgtgagtgtgtgtgatgtgtgtgtgtgcaggtgtgtgtggagggggactGGCCCGGTCCGGACTGCCAGGGCTCCCCCTCGGCCCTGGCCCCCCTGCCGGCCTTCCAGACCCCCgcggtgctggtgtgtgtgtcgctgggCGCCGTGTGGACCAGCGCCGCCTGCCTGCTGCTCTTCAGGGTCTGCCACTCGGCCGCCGTGTTCAAGAGCTGCGGCTGGCTGCAGCTCACAGcaggtctctgtctgtctgtctgtctgtctgtctgtctgtctgtctgtctgtctgtctgtctgtctgtctgactgtgtcactgtctgtctgtctgtctctctgtctgtctgtctgtctgactgactgagtgtCTGTCTTACTGTTTgtcagtccgtctgtctgtctttctgcctgtctgtcggactgtctgtctgtctgtctgactgtctgactgtgtcactgtctgtctgtctgtctgtctgtctgtctgtctgtctgtctgtctgtctgtctgtctgtctgtctgactgactgtgtgtctgtcttactgtttgtcagtctgtctgtctgtctttctgcctgtctgtcggactgtctgtc encodes:
- the lhfpl4b gene encoding LHFPL tetraspan subfamily member 4 protein — encoded protein: MALSPPELYHTEFVRSARAVGVLWGVCTVCLAVLQVVVLVQPAWVVTTETSSSASGTLGLFQVCVEGDWPGPDCQGSPSALAPLPAFQTPAVLVCVSLGAVWTSAACLLLFRVCHSAAVFKSCGWLQLTVGSFQPGNCSVSWVFTLALLGVLDSVILATLAFVLASRQDALLPTETRDQNLLTNP
- the hdac6 gene encoding histone deacetylase 6; translated protein: MDTKPSGARPARRSPRLPNSNSNAQGRSEELKEAKRKGKMDRSKGEDELVAQLKHLEVSRSLASGTGLVHSEEFTRHNCLWDPSHPECPDRVTAIMEELERRDLRPRCLAVEPREATEQELRLVHKKDYVDLMRKTQTMSEKELQTISENYDSVYIHPDSFRVASLAVGSLLELVDKVMTSELRNGFSVSRPPGHHAQFDQANGYCLFNNVAIATRYAQRQHRVKRVLVVDWDVHHGQGIQYAFEEDPSVLYFSVHRYEKAGFWPHLQASDSPVAGSGAGLGYTINLPWNKTGMTDADYITAFQHLLLPVAYQFQPQLVLVAAGFDCVRGDPKGEMEATPQCFSVLTRMLMGLAEGRVLLALEGGYNLRSTAEGAAACVSSLLGDPCPPLSSSSPSLSALTSISETISAHYPYWSRLQVLEGGPLADDVVIRHKANEEQVGETSPSPLGVMTTGLAYDERMMEHLNLWDSHHPEQPQRISKIFNKHLDLGLVDRCQRIPARLATEGELAMCHSEEHIEVMKATAALKSRDLHRLASEYNSVFLSQQSYSAALLAAGAAFNAAQGILTGQLCNAVAIVRPPGHHAERGSACGFCLFNTAALTARYAQSLPGHAALRVLILDWDIHHGNGTQHMFQEDDSVLYISLHRYDNGTFFPTSEDADCDRVGVGQGAGFNVNIPWNGRPMGDSDYLAAFHHIVLPIATEFNPGLVVVSAGFDAARGDPLGGYHVTPEGYAHLTHLLSPLAGGKLLIILEGGYNLTSISDSMAMCTSVLLGDPPPPLATPLPAPRTSAMATINKVLRCHAPYWNALRITIPQTLRESFLSPKHHGKRSSKGKGRKSDTPSRTAEPPAGLEQNYKDSGLDQLTQGLASLDIHQASSANQMPVSPEVGGARRKVVPQKSLSQEEVKPSPQVVTAEDSQLAASKVEDSQSEAAVGVAGAEPEEEGACGWSKPPANLELISCGDGGGGSLYVVDPLPWCPHLDCVKPLPPSGIDVGRACLDCGSEAENWTCLTCYQVFCGRYVNEHMVFHGAVTEHPVVLSFSDLSVWCYRCEAYLHNEVLFEAKNSAHRCKFGEEILPWS